A single Oryctolagus cuniculus chromosome 18, mOryCun1.1, whole genome shotgun sequence DNA region contains:
- the DMKN gene encoding dermokine isoform X3: MKPATVSALLLFLLGLAWLWGSHSWGADASSLQKRAGGADQFPQPGAGRQERPAVTSKNYSYNQQAHPTAYGIQYTVKTPGKGGVTPSSSASRVQPGLLQWVKFW; encoded by the exons ATGAAGCCGGCCACGGTCTCCGCTCTGCTGCTGTTCctgctgggtttggcctggctctgggggaGCCACAGCTGG GGTGCGGATGCCTCATCACTGCAAAAGCGGGCAGGCGGTGCTGACCAG TTTCCTCAGCCTGGCGCAGGACGGCAAGAGCGGCCGGCTGTAACTTCCAAG aaCTACAGTTACAACCAGCAGGCACATCCTACCGCCTATGGCATACAGTACACAGTCAAGACTCCTGGGAAG GGAGGAGTCACACCTTCTTCCTCA GCCTCCCGGGTGCAACCTGGCCTGCTGCAGTGGGTGAAGTTTTGGTAG
- the DMKN gene encoding dermokine isoform X2, with the protein MKLQGSLACLLLALCLGSGEAGPLLNGGENTGASAAEAIGQRLGDAVSHGIGEAVGRGAGEAAGSGTREVLGQGGGEAAGSGTREAGDTVNYRLGEAVHDLGNSGGEAGRQAETIVRQGIDAVHSSGSWGSSGGHGILDSQGSNPGGPGTPWGQRYPGASEGSFGTYSPGGSSGQGGNGAPFGSGTDAQGAVAQPGYGSVRGSNPNTGCTNAPPSGSGGSSSNPGGGSSHGGGSGGSGGSSSHGGGSGGSGGSSSHDGSSGGSGGSSSHGGGSGGSGGSSSHGGGSGGSGGSSSHGGGSGGSSSHGGGGGSSSHGGGSGGSGSSSSHGSSGSSSSGPGGGRPLETSRDVDQSFSVSKGTNSGPSSSSSGGSGGGHRPECDNPGNDARVSGGSGSQESRESSHLLGGSQSSHQGQGSDGDSSGKGDVVNGLSGVNSQTAPELFNFDTFWKNFKSKLGFINWDAINKDQRSFRIP; encoded by the exons ATGAAGTTGCAGGGGTCCCTGGCCTGCCTCTTGCTGGCCCTGTGCCTGGGCAGCGGCGAGGCTGGCCCACTGCTGAATGGAGGGGAGAACACCGGAGCAAGTGCTGCTGAGGCCATCGGACAGCGGCTGGGGGATGCCGTCAGCCATGGAATTGGGGAGGCCGTGGGCCGAGGGGCTGGAGAGGCAGCCGGCTCTGGAACCAGGGAGGTCCTTGGCCAAGGGGGTGGAGAGGCAGCCGGCTCTGGAACCAGGGAGGCAGGGGACACTGTCAACTACAGGCTGGGGGAAGCCGTCCATGACCTTGGAAACTCTGGGGGGGAGGCCGGCAGACAGGCTGAGACCATCGTCCGCCAAGGAATAGACGCTGTGCACAGCTCCGGTTCTTGG GGTTCGTCGGGGGGCCATGGCATCCTGGACTCTCAGGGGAGCAATCCTGGAGGTCCAGGGACCCCCTGGGGCCAGCGGTACCCGGGAGCCTCGGAAGGCAGCTTTGGAACCTACTCTCCCGGAGGCTCCTCGGGCCAAGGAGGTAACGGCGCACCATTCGGCTCTGGGACGGATGCTCAG ggAGCAGTGGCCCAGCCTGGTTACGGTTCAGTGAGAGGCAGCAACCCCAACACAGGG TGCACCAACGCCCCGCCCTCCGGCTCGGGTGGAAGCTCCAGCAACCCTGGG GGCGGCAGCAGCCacggtggtggcagtggtggcagtggcggcagcagcagccacgGCGGCGgcagtggtggcagtggtggcagcagcagccacgatggcagcagtggtggcagcGGCGGAAGCAGCAGCCACGGCGGCGGCAGCGGTGGCAgcggtggcagcagcagccacggcggcggcagcggtggcagcggtggcagcagcagccacggcggcggcagcggcggaaGCAGCAgccacggcggcggcggcggaagCAGCAGCCACGGCGGCGGCAGTggtggcagcggcagcagcagcagccatggtAGCAGTGGCAGTAGCAGTTCTGGGCCCGGCGGG GGACGGCCTTTAGAAACTTCCAGGGACGTGGACCAAAGTTTCTCAGTCTCCAAG GGAACCAATTCCGGCCCTTCCTCAagcagcagcggcggcagcgGAGGTGGACACAGACCCGAG TGTGACAACCCTGGGAACGATGCCCGAGTGAGCGGAGGATCTGGGAGCCAG gaaagcagagagagcagtCACCTCCTTGGGGGCTCCCAGAGCAGCCATCAG gggcAAGGCTCTGATGGGGACAGCAGCGGCAAAGGTGACGTTGTCAACGGACTCAGTGGCGTG AACTCGCAGACGGCGCCTGAGCTCTTCAACTTTGACACGTTCTGGAAG AATTTTAAATCCAAGCTGGGCTTCATTAACTGGGACGCCATAAACAAG GACCAGAGGAGCTTTCGCATCCCATGA
- the DMKN gene encoding dermokine isoform X1 → MKLQGSLACLLLALCLGSGEAGPLLNGGENTGASAAEAIGQRLGDAVSHGIGEAVGRGAGEAAGSGTREVLGQGGGEAAGSGTREAGDTVNYRLGEAVHDLGNSGGEAGRQAETIVRQGIDAVHSSGSWGSSGGHGILDSQGSNPGGPGTPWGQRYPGASEGSFGTYSPGGSSGQGGNGAPFGSGTDAQGAVAQPGYGSVRGSNPNTGCTNAPPSGSGGSSSNPGGGSSHGGGSGGSGGSSSHGGGSGGSGGSSSHDGSSGGSGGSSSHGGGSGGSGGSSSHGGGSGGSGGSSSHGGGSGGSSSHGGGGGSSSHGGGSGGSGSSSSHGSSGSSSSGPGGGRPLETSRDVDQSFSVSKGTNSGPSSSSSGGSGGGHRPECDNPGNDARVSGGSGSQESRESSHLLGGSQSSHQGQGSDGDSSGKGDVVNGLSGVNSQTAPELFNFDTFWKNFKSKLGFINWDAINKGQLPAPSTRALLYFRRLWEDFKRNTPFLNWKEIIEGADASSLQKRAGGADQFPQPGAGRQERPAVTSKNYSYNQQAHPTAYGIQYTVKTPGKGGVTPSSSASRVQPGLLQWVKFW, encoded by the exons ATGAAGTTGCAGGGGTCCCTGGCCTGCCTCTTGCTGGCCCTGTGCCTGGGCAGCGGCGAGGCTGGCCCACTGCTGAATGGAGGGGAGAACACCGGAGCAAGTGCTGCTGAGGCCATCGGACAGCGGCTGGGGGATGCCGTCAGCCATGGAATTGGGGAGGCCGTGGGCCGAGGGGCTGGAGAGGCAGCCGGCTCTGGAACCAGGGAGGTCCTTGGCCAAGGGGGTGGAGAGGCAGCCGGCTCTGGAACCAGGGAGGCAGGGGACACTGTCAACTACAGGCTGGGGGAAGCCGTCCATGACCTTGGAAACTCTGGGGGGGAGGCCGGCAGACAGGCTGAGACCATCGTCCGCCAAGGAATAGACGCTGTGCACAGCTCCGGTTCTTGG GGTTCGTCGGGGGGCCATGGCATCCTGGACTCTCAGGGGAGCAATCCTGGAGGTCCAGGGACCCCCTGGGGCCAGCGGTACCCGGGAGCCTCGGAAGGCAGCTTTGGAACCTACTCTCCCGGAGGCTCCTCGGGCCAAGGAGGTAACGGCGCACCATTCGGCTCTGGGACGGATGCTCAG ggAGCAGTGGCCCAGCCTGGTTACGGTTCAGTGAGAGGCAGCAACCCCAACACAGGG TGCACCAACGCCCCGCCCTCCGGCTCGGGTGGAAGCTCCAGCAACCCTGGG GGCGGCAGCAGCCacggtggtggcagtggtggcagtggcggcagcagcagccacgGCGGCGgcagtggtggcagtggtggcagcagcagccacgatggcagcagtggtggcagcGGCGGAAGCAGCAGCCACGGCGGCGGCAGCGGTGGCAgcggtggcagcagcagccacggcggcggcagcggtggcagcggtggcagcagcagccacggcggcggcagcggcggaaGCAGCAgccacggcggcggcggcggaagCAGCAGCCACGGCGGCGGCAGTggtggcagcggcagcagcagcagccatggtAGCAGTGGCAGTAGCAGTTCTGGGCCCGGCGGG GGACGGCCTTTAGAAACTTCCAGGGACGTGGACCAAAGTTTCTCAGTCTCCAAG GGAACCAATTCCGGCCCTTCCTCAagcagcagcggcggcagcgGAGGTGGACACAGACCCGAG TGTGACAACCCTGGGAACGATGCCCGAGTGAGCGGAGGATCTGGGAGCCAG gaaagcagagagagcagtCACCTCCTTGGGGGCTCCCAGAGCAGCCATCAG gggcAAGGCTCTGATGGGGACAGCAGCGGCAAAGGTGACGTTGTCAACGGACTCAGTGGCGTG AACTCGCAGACGGCGCCTGAGCTCTTCAACTTTGACACGTTCTGGAAG AATTTTAAATCCAAGCTGGGCTTCATTAACTGGGACGCCATAAACAAG GGCCAACTCCCGGCCCCCAGCACCCGAGCCCTCCTCTACTTCCGACGACTCTGGGAG GATTTCAAACGCAACACCCCTTTCCTCAACTGGAAAGAAATTATTGAG GGTGCGGATGCCTCATCACTGCAAAAGCGGGCAGGCGGTGCTGACCAG TTTCCTCAGCCTGGCGCAGGACGGCAAGAGCGGCCGGCTGTAACTTCCAAG aaCTACAGTTACAACCAGCAGGCACATCCTACCGCCTATGGCATACAGTACACAGTCAAGACTCCTGGGAAG GGAGGAGTCACACCTTCTTCCTCA GCCTCCCGGGTGCAACCTGGCCTGCTGCAGTGGGTGAAGTTTTGGTAG
- the KRTDAP gene encoding keratinocyte differentiation-associated protein isoform X2 — translation MKIPVLPAVALLSLLALHSAQGASLGSSEEETSIENYAAGSEALKPEEFLNWHALFESIKKKLPFLNWDAFPKLKGLRSATPDAQ, via the exons ATGAAGATCCCAGTTCTTCCTGCTGTggctcttctctccctcctggcGCTCCACTCTGCCCAGGGGGCTTCCCTGGGGAGTTCTGAG GAAGAAACCAGCATTGAGAATTATGCGGCGGGATCTGAG GCTTTAAAGCCTGAGGAATTCCTGAACTGGCATGCCCTCTTCGAG TCTATCAAAAAGAAACTTCCATTCCTCAACTGGGATGCCTTCCCTAAG ctgaaAGGACTGAGGAGCGCAACTCCTGACGCTCAGTAA
- the KRTDAP gene encoding keratinocyte differentiation-associated protein isoform X1, with translation MKIPVLPAVALLSLLALHSAQGASLGSSEEETSIENYAAGSEAFNNQFLNIDKLKSALKPEEFLNWHALFESIKKKLPFLNWDAFPKLKGLRSATPDAQ, from the exons ATGAAGATCCCAGTTCTTCCTGCTGTggctcttctctccctcctggcGCTCCACTCTGCCCAGGGGGCTTCCCTGGGGAGTTCTGAG GAAGAAACCAGCATTGAGAATTATGCGGCGGGATCTGAG GCCTTTAACAATCAGTTCCTGAACATCGACAAGTTGAAATCT GCTTTAAAGCCTGAGGAATTCCTGAACTGGCATGCCCTCTTCGAG TCTATCAAAAAGAAACTTCCATTCCTCAACTGGGATGCCTTCCCTAAG ctgaaAGGACTGAGGAGCGCAACTCCTGACGCTCAGTAA